The following DNA comes from Candidatus Thermoplasmatota archaeon.
GACCTGGCATGCCTGTCGACGATTCTCTCCGCCTGTCTCGTCGATAGTCTCTTCTTCCTGCTATTCGCAATGAGCGGCCCTCTCTTCCTTCTCTGAAGATAGCGTATCATCAGATCTCTGGTGTAGTCGCCGAAGAAGACTTGACGCTGTCTGTGAACTGTGTCAACATGAATCCTCTTGCCGTCCTCAATCCGAAAGACGGCCTTGCCCTTAGGATGGCGAATGAGGATGGAGCAGTTGTCGAAATCGATGTCCTGAATGTCGACTTTCAGGAGCTCGCTCACTCTGGCCCACGTCTCGTAGAGCAGTCTGACGAGAAGCTCGTCCCTCAGGGCCTTCCAGATCTGGAACTTCGTGGCCTGCGAGGGGAGCCTTCTGGAGGCCGAGCAGAGCCTCGTGCACTCCTCGA
Coding sequences within:
- a CDS encoding tyrosine-type recombinase/integrase — encoded protein: MGLKERIESRGLTVEECTRLCSASRRLPSQATKFQIWKALRDELLVRLLYETWARVSELLKVDIQDIDFDNCSILIRHPKGKAVFRIEDGKRIHVDTVHRQRQVFFGDYTRDLMIRYLQRRKRGPLIANSRKKRLSTRQAERIVDRHARSAGIQRVIGYNRKSREIRLVTCKALREAGERHTDVAGADRDATARIAGHTVRTKERFYKKGNYEEDRRIVRENHPLMREDGMGSQK